A stretch of the Mesorhizobium huakuii genome encodes the following:
- a CDS encoding ABC transporter ATP-binding protein, whose protein sequence is MPSILSISGVSKTYATGFTALKEVNLDIQRGEIFALLGPNGAGKTTLISIVCGIVNRSTGTVTVDGHDISRDYRAARSLIGLVPQELTIDAFESVWATVNYSRGLFGKPANHGFVEKALRDLSLWDKKDAKAITLSGGMKRRLMIAKALSHEPRILFLDEPTAGVDVELRQDMWEMVRRLREDGVTIILTTHYIEEAEAMADRVGVINRGEIILVENKAELMHKLGRKRLVLELRTPLTAIPEAFSHYALELSPDGGQLTYTYDNQAERPGVASLIRDLEASGIQFRDIDTQNSSLEEIFVNLVRKDA, encoded by the coding sequence ATGCCCTCCATCCTGTCCATTTCCGGGGTCTCCAAGACCTACGCCACCGGCTTCACCGCGCTCAAGGAAGTCAATCTCGACATCCAGCGCGGCGAGATCTTTGCTTTGCTCGGGCCGAACGGCGCCGGCAAGACGACGCTGATCTCGATCGTCTGCGGCATCGTCAACCGCTCGACCGGCACCGTCACCGTCGACGGTCACGACATCTCCAGGGACTACCGCGCCGCGCGCAGCCTGATCGGCCTGGTGCCGCAGGAGCTGACCATCGACGCTTTCGAGAGCGTCTGGGCGACCGTCAACTACAGTCGCGGCCTGTTCGGCAAGCCGGCTAATCATGGCTTCGTCGAGAAGGCGCTGCGCGACCTCTCGCTGTGGGACAAGAAGGACGCCAAGGCGATCACGCTGTCGGGCGGCATGAAGCGCAGGCTGATGATCGCCAAGGCGCTGTCGCACGAGCCGCGCATCCTGTTCCTCGACGAGCCGACCGCCGGCGTCGACGTCGAGCTGCGCCAGGACATGTGGGAGATGGTGCGACGGTTGCGCGAGGATGGCGTCACCATCATCCTCACCACCCACTATATCGAGGAGGCCGAGGCGATGGCCGACCGCGTCGGCGTCATCAACCGCGGCGAAATCATCCTGGTCGAGAACAAGGCCGAGCTGATGCACAAGCTCGGCCGCAAGCGGCTGGTGCTGGAACTGCGCACTCCGCTGACGGCCATCCCGGAGGCCTTTTCGCACTATGCGCTGGAGCTGTCGCCGGATGGCGGGCAGCTGACCTACACCTATGACAACCAGGCCGAGCGGCCGGGCGTCGCCTCGCTGATCCGCGACCTCGAGGCATCAGGCATCCAGTTCCGCGACATCGACACGCAAAACAGCTCGCTCGAGGAGATCTTCGTCAACCTGGTGAGGAAAGACGCATGA
- a CDS encoding ABC transporter permease, giving the protein MNLRAVWAIYRMEMARAFRTVLQSIVSPVISTSLYFVVFGSAIGSRITEIDGISYGAFIVPGLIMLSLLTQSISNASFAIYFPKFVGSIYELLSAPVSYLEIVIAYVGGAATKSIILGLIILATASLFVPLTILHPFWMVAFLVLTAVTFSLFGFIIGIWAKSFEQLQLVPLLIITPLTFLGGSFYSINMLPGIWRTVTLFNPVVYLISGFRWSFYGKSDVSVGISLGMTVVFLAVCIAIVAWIFKTGYRLRN; this is encoded by the coding sequence ATGAACCTGCGCGCAGTCTGGGCGATCTACCGGATGGAAATGGCACGTGCCTTCCGCACCGTGCTGCAGAGCATCGTCTCGCCGGTCATTTCGACATCGTTGTATTTCGTCGTCTTCGGCTCGGCCATCGGCTCGCGCATCACCGAGATCGACGGCATCAGCTACGGCGCCTTCATCGTGCCGGGGCTGATCATGCTGTCGCTGCTGACGCAGTCGATCTCCAACGCTTCCTTCGCCATCTATTTCCCGAAATTCGTCGGCTCGATCTACGAGCTTTTGTCGGCGCCGGTGTCCTATCTGGAGATCGTCATCGCCTATGTCGGCGGTGCGGCGACCAAGTCGATCATCCTCGGCCTGATCATCCTCGCCACCGCCTCGCTGTTCGTGCCGCTCACCATCCTGCATCCGTTCTGGATGGTCGCCTTCCTGGTGTTGACGGCGGTGACCTTCAGCCTGTTCGGCTTCATCATCGGCATCTGGGCGAAGAGTTTCGAGCAGTTGCAGCTGGTGCCGCTGCTGATCATCACGCCGCTGACTTTCCTCGGCGGCAGCTTCTATTCGATCAACATGCTGCCCGGCATCTGGCGCACCGTGACGCTGTTCAATCCGGTCGTCTATCTGATCAGCGGCTTCCGCTGGAGCTTTTATGGCAAGTCCGACGTCTCGGTCGGCATCAGCCTTGGCATGACCGTCGTCTTCCTGGCGGTCTGCATCGCGATCGTCGCCTGGATTTTCAAGACCGGCTACCGGCTGCGGAACTGA
- a CDS encoding phosphatidylglycerol lysyltransferase domain-containing protein — MASLRIYFDKILEGASPKVERQALTHVERLAIVRRHGDFSLAYSSAVQHKLSYFGDADGYIAFGTKMKHHFALGDPVAAPARRPDYIRRFVETAGDPWFVQIGEDTARVLAGLGYKVNRLGIDTSLVLPAHDFSGKRNETVRYSERWLLKKGFSFEEDKRTVFLDEIARLSENWRGDRIVKRWEMGFLNRPFYDQLGSDMRRFVLHGPDGELIALLDFDPLFRDGKVIGYTTAFKRKHIDASPHAEIGLTKFAVDRFREEGMSVVTLGLSPLVDVGPSGFAESEFWRNAFQRAYDSPWVNRRRFNLQGQAAFKRRFHGVEEPVYIAFRKGTYIEMLGLLRLVKAI; from the coding sequence ATGGCCTCCTTGCGGATCTATTTCGACAAAATCCTCGAGGGCGCCTCGCCCAAGGTCGAGCGCCAGGCGCTGACGCATGTCGAACGCCTGGCGATTGTCCGCCGCCATGGCGACTTCTCGCTCGCCTATTCCAGTGCCGTACAGCACAAGCTGTCCTATTTCGGTGACGCCGACGGCTACATCGCCTTCGGCACCAAGATGAAACATCATTTCGCGCTCGGCGACCCGGTGGCGGCGCCGGCCCGGCGGCCCGACTACATCAGGCGCTTCGTCGAGACCGCCGGTGACCCGTGGTTCGTGCAGATCGGCGAAGACACCGCGCGCGTGCTGGCCGGACTCGGCTACAAGGTCAACCGGCTGGGTATCGACACAAGCCTTGTCCTGCCCGCGCATGATTTTTCCGGCAAGCGCAACGAGACCGTGCGCTATTCCGAGCGCTGGCTGCTGAAGAAGGGCTTCTCCTTCGAAGAAGACAAGCGGACGGTCTTCCTCGACGAGATCGCCCGGCTTTCCGAAAACTGGCGCGGCGACCGCATCGTCAAGCGCTGGGAGATGGGTTTTCTCAACCGCCCGTTCTACGATCAGCTCGGCTCCGACATGCGCCGCTTCGTCCTGCATGGACCCGATGGCGAGCTGATTGCCCTGCTTGATTTCGATCCGCTGTTCCGCGACGGCAAGGTGATCGGCTACACCACGGCCTTCAAGCGCAAGCATATCGACGCCTCACCGCATGCCGAGATCGGCCTGACCAAATTCGCCGTCGACCGGTTTCGCGAAGAGGGCATGTCGGTGGTGACGCTTGGCCTGTCGCCGCTTGTCGACGTGGGCCCAAGCGGATTTGCCGAAAGCGAGTTCTGGCGCAACGCTTTCCAGCGCGCCTACGATTCGCCCTGGGTCAACCGCCGCCGGTTCAACCTGCAGGGCCAGGCGGCGTTCAAGCGCCGTTTCCACGGCGTGGAAGAGCCCGTCTACATCGCCTTCCGCAAGGGGACCTATATCGAGATGCTGGGGCTGCTGCGACTGGTCAAGGCAATTTGA
- a CDS encoding flavin-containing monooxygenase, with translation MADTTTGPMMEQVVAVEPAIVIGAGAAGLAVAQALIKAGVPVAILEKESRLAEPWHRRHQQLHLNTHRDLSALPGLSYPGDTPAFPPKSVVIRHMNDFREANRLPVEFGVAVETIVFRGDHWAVRTSTGSRLARHVVVATGRDKEPFTPQWKGIEAFAGRIIHSADFGDAKSYAGKKVLVVGAGNSGFDALNHLAGVDTASLWLSARNGPALLPKRIGKIAVHRLSPLMARLPLRVADAAIAATQRLVFGDLTKFGMPPAPSGGASRLTSDYTAIAADDGAVDAIKSGKIVVVPAIREFTRDGVILANGSLIDPDIVIAATGYRTGLERMVGNLGVLDSKGVPLFNGGEADPKLPGLWFTGMRPSIRGCFANAAILGNAIARRIAGSSRPSGVSR, from the coding sequence ATGGCTGATACGACGACCGGACCGATGATGGAGCAGGTGGTGGCAGTCGAGCCGGCGATCGTCATTGGCGCCGGCGCCGCCGGACTGGCTGTCGCGCAGGCTTTGATCAAGGCCGGCGTGCCGGTGGCAATCCTGGAAAAGGAGAGCCGGCTGGCAGAGCCCTGGCATCGGCGGCACCAGCAGCTGCATCTCAACACCCATCGCGATCTCTCGGCGCTGCCCGGCCTTTCCTATCCCGGGGATACGCCAGCCTTTCCACCCAAGAGCGTCGTTATCCGCCATATGAACGATTTCCGCGAGGCGAACCGGCTGCCGGTGGAGTTTGGCGTCGCCGTCGAGACCATCGTGTTCCGGGGCGACCACTGGGCCGTGCGCACCAGCACCGGCTCGCGCCTGGCGCGCCATGTCGTCGTCGCCACCGGCCGCGACAAGGAGCCCTTCACGCCGCAGTGGAAGGGCATAGAGGCCTTCGCCGGCCGGATCATCCATTCGGCGGATTTTGGCGACGCCAAGTCCTATGCCGGCAAGAAGGTGCTGGTCGTCGGCGCGGGCAATTCGGGTTTCGACGCCCTCAATCATCTCGCCGGCGTGGACACGGCTTCTCTCTGGCTGTCGGCCCGCAATGGCCCAGCCCTCCTGCCCAAGCGGATCGGCAAGATCGCCGTGCACCGGCTTTCGCCGCTCATGGCGCGCTTGCCGTTGCGCGTCGCCGATGCGGCGATCGCCGCGACGCAGCGCCTGGTTTTCGGCGATCTGACCAAATTCGGCATGCCGCCCGCGCCGTCGGGCGGCGCCAGCCGCCTGACCTCCGACTACACCGCGATCGCCGCGGATGACGGCGCCGTCGACGCCATCAAATCGGGCAAGATCGTCGTGGTGCCGGCGATACGCGAGTTCACCCGCGACGGCGTGATCCTGGCCAATGGCAGCTTGATCGATCCCGATATCGTCATTGCCGCAACAGGCTACCGCACCGGTCTGGAGCGCATGGTCGGTAATCTCGGCGTGCTCGACAGCAAGGGCGTCCCGCTCTTCAATGGCGGCGAAGCCGATCCGAAACTGCCCGGCCTGTGGTTCACCGGCATGCGGCCGAGCATCCGCGGCTGCTTCGCCAATGCCGCCATCTTGGGCAATGCGATCGCCAGGCGGATCGCCGGCTCTTCTCGGCCCTCGGGCGTGTCACGCTGA
- a CDS encoding MarR family winged helix-turn-helix transcriptional regulator, with translation MMEDVIRSLGYLCLGSRLKRIGEQLQADAQQLLDGLEVPLQSSQYPLLAALDRLGPLAVGELAQSLGLTQPGVTRSVSLLAELGLVETIQSQDDQRRRMVSLTGKGQRLVDVAKRDVWPRIENAVADLCRDLSGPLLDQLAAIEDGLATAPLDRRVKKGAVQ, from the coding sequence ATGATGGAAGACGTTATCCGGTCTCTTGGTTATCTCTGCTTGGGCAGCCGGCTGAAGCGCATTGGCGAGCAATTGCAGGCCGATGCACAACAGCTGCTCGATGGCCTGGAGGTTCCGCTTCAATCGAGCCAGTACCCCCTGCTGGCCGCACTCGACAGGCTGGGACCGCTGGCCGTCGGCGAGCTGGCGCAATCGCTCGGGCTGACACAGCCGGGCGTGACAAGAAGCGTGTCGCTTCTGGCCGAGCTGGGGCTGGTCGAAACCATTCAGTCGCAAGATGACCAGCGGCGGCGGATGGTCTCGCTGACCGGCAAGGGCCAGCGCCTGGTCGATGTCGCGAAACGGGATGTGTGGCCACGCATCGAGAACGCCGTCGCGGATCTGTGCCGGGATCTTTCCGGGCCGCTTCTCGATCAACTCGCTGCCATCGAGGATGGGCTGGCCACAGCCCCGCTCGATCGTCGTGTCAAAAAGGGCGCCGTGCAATGA
- a CDS encoding GNAT family N-acetyltransferase translates to MKHVLDRPVWSALETRHQAFAQGGKLARRYSPSIALFAATAADDAASLQALGELVGPDESVIMAQADTIVLPSGLAAISTADAVQMVAGAPLQTVSDERVQPLTRNDTAEMLALASLTKPGPFTSGALSLGAFWGVKVEGRLVAMAGERMKQPGYTELSGVCSHPDFRGAGLGRLLSVFVANQIFVRGEIPYLHAFATNTGAIRLYESIGFSLRSTINVAVVQRAG, encoded by the coding sequence ATGAAACATGTTCTCGACCGACCCGTCTGGAGCGCGCTTGAGACGCGGCATCAGGCCTTCGCGCAAGGCGGCAAGCTTGCCAGGCGCTATTCCCCGTCCATCGCCCTGTTTGCCGCCACCGCTGCCGACGACGCCGCAAGCCTGCAGGCGCTCGGCGAACTCGTTGGCCCTGATGAGAGCGTCATCATGGCGCAAGCCGACACCATTGTTCTTCCGTCGGGCCTCGCGGCGATCTCGACCGCCGACGCTGTGCAGATGGTCGCCGGCGCGCCATTGCAGACCGTTTCGGACGAGCGCGTCCAGCCCCTGACACGTAACGACACGGCCGAAATGCTGGCCCTGGCATCGCTCACCAAGCCCGGCCCGTTCACATCAGGGGCCTTGAGCCTCGGCGCCTTCTGGGGCGTGAAGGTCGAGGGCAGGTTGGTGGCGATGGCCGGCGAGCGCATGAAGCAGCCGGGCTATACCGAACTCAGCGGCGTCTGCTCGCACCCCGATTTTCGTGGCGCTGGCCTTGGCCGGCTGTTGTCCGTGTTCGTGGCCAATCAGATTTTCGTACGCGGCGAAATCCCGTACCTGCACGCCTTTGCCACAAACACCGGCGCGATAAGGCTTTACGAGTCCATCGGCTTCAGCTTGAGGAGCACGATAAATGTGGCGGTGGTTCAGCGCGCCGGATAG
- a CDS encoding potassium channel family protein has protein sequence MAAGRWISKKWHSARDRHRAYLDFVSRHPISLVPLAALYVGLVAFLLVCCVVVVSSLVDFLWRGLEPDAKLNIVLPFTVIFLWGPLTLIVAAHYLYVTFVSFLSASQLRSFARPVFQVLQLVATTMIFFAAVHYYIALLTDGVAYDGLLRPMPEGGWSPWVNWFDKLIFVPSAATIVDCIYFSAVTMATVGYGDIKPLTMTAKIATIAEILFSFGLIVVVLGWVIGHAKGAGPVAPTIVPPTDSQTSAE, from the coding sequence ATGGCTGCGGGCCGGTGGATAAGCAAAAAATGGCATTCCGCGCGGGATCGCCATCGAGCCTATCTGGATTTCGTTAGCCGGCATCCCATCTCGCTTGTGCCACTTGCAGCACTCTATGTCGGTCTGGTCGCGTTCTTGCTGGTTTGTTGCGTCGTCGTGGTCTCCAGCCTTGTCGACTTCCTGTGGCGCGGTCTTGAGCCTGACGCAAAGCTCAACATCGTACTTCCCTTCACCGTGATTTTCCTCTGGGGCCCGCTCACACTTATCGTCGCGGCCCACTACCTCTACGTCACATTCGTCAGCTTCCTGTCGGCGTCGCAACTCAGAAGTTTTGCGCGGCCGGTCTTCCAGGTGCTGCAGCTCGTTGCGACCACGATGATCTTCTTCGCGGCGGTTCACTACTACATCGCCCTGTTAACCGACGGCGTCGCCTATGATGGGCTCCTGCGCCCGATGCCGGAGGGCGGCTGGTCGCCCTGGGTCAACTGGTTCGACAAGCTTATCTTCGTGCCGTCCGCGGCAACAATTGTCGACTGTATCTACTTCAGCGCGGTCACAATGGCGACCGTCGGCTACGGTGACATCAAACCACTGACGATGACGGCGAAGATCGCGACCATTGCCGAAATCCTGTTTTCCTTCGGGCTGATCGTCGTGGTGCTGGGATGGGTGATCGGCCACGCTAAGGGCGCCGGTCCGGTTGCGCCCACCATCGTGCCGCCCACCGACAGCCAAACGTCCGCGGAATGA
- a CDS encoding PhoX family protein: protein MTEHRSPDARFRTSLLEENEGPAINPTDNRTMGDIIAARFSRRGFLKGSLAVSAIAATVSPLAMIAADDARAAEGSAFKFDELQAGIDDKHHVAPGYDADVLLRWGDPLFADSPEFDPTKQSAQAQAKQFGYNNDYVGYIAIDGSAEHGLLVVNHEYTNPHLMFPGIVSIVEKDGKKKAEVAPLSKEQVDVEMAAHGGTIVEIRKQGGKWQVVRDGKLNRRITSTTEMALSGPVAGHDRVKTNADPSGTKVFGTFNNCAGGVTPWGTYVMAEENIHGYFSGELPEGHKEAANYKRLGIPEGAYEWGAHYDRFNLAKEPNEPNRFGWIVEVDVNDPTSTPRKRTAMGRFKHEGAESIVAKDGRVVFYLGDDERFDYVYKFVTKGAFNANDHAANKDLLDDGTLHVAKFAEDGTVDWLPIVFGQGPLTAENGFAGQADVLIETRRAADLLGATKMDRPEDIQPNGVNGKVYVMLTNNSKRKADQVDAANPRAENAFGHIIEITETDGDFTATKGKWEVLLKCGDPSVADVGATFSTATTANGWFGMPDNCAVDSAGRLWVATDGQGPKATGRTDGLWAVDTEGAARATSKLFFRVPIGAEMCGPLFAPDDQTAFVAVQHPGDGGEDWDGFGRPSYYEDPSTRWPDFKPDMPVRPSVVAITRQGGGKIAV, encoded by the coding sequence ATGACCGAACATCGCTCCCCCGACGCCCGATTCCGCACCAGCCTGCTCGAGGAAAACGAAGGACCGGCCATCAACCCCACCGACAACCGCACCATGGGCGATATCATCGCCGCGCGGTTCTCGCGCCGGGGTTTCCTGAAGGGATCACTCGCCGTCTCGGCGATCGCCGCCACCGTCAGCCCGCTGGCCATGATCGCCGCCGACGATGCCCGCGCCGCGGAAGGCTCCGCCTTCAAATTCGACGAGCTCCAGGCCGGCATCGACGACAAGCACCACGTCGCGCCGGGCTATGACGCCGACGTGCTGTTGCGCTGGGGCGATCCGCTGTTTGCCGATTCACCGGAGTTCGACCCGACGAAGCAGTCGGCGCAGGCCCAGGCGAAACAGTTCGGCTACAACAATGACTATGTCGGCTATATCGCGATCGACGGCTCGGCCGAGCACGGGCTGCTGGTGGTCAACCACGAATACACCAACCCGCATCTGATGTTCCCCGGCATCGTTTCGATCGTCGAGAAGGACGGGAAGAAGAAGGCCGAGGTCGCCCCGCTCTCGAAGGAGCAGGTCGATGTCGAGATGGCGGCGCATGGCGGCACCATCGTCGAGATCCGCAAGCAGGGCGGCAAGTGGCAAGTGGTGCGTGACGGCAAGCTCAACCGCCGCATCACCTCCACCACCGAAATGGCGCTCTCCGGTCCGGTCGCCGGCCATGACCGCGTCAAGACCAATGCCGATCCGTCCGGCACCAAGGTGTTCGGCACTTTCAACAATTGCGCCGGCGGCGTCACACCCTGGGGCACCTATGTGATGGCCGAGGAGAACATCCACGGCTATTTCTCCGGCGAACTGCCCGAGGGCCACAAGGAAGCCGCCAACTACAAGCGGCTCGGCATTCCGGAAGGCGCCTATGAATGGGGCGCGCATTACGACCGCTTCAACCTCGCCAAGGAGCCGAACGAACCCAATCGCTTCGGCTGGATCGTCGAGGTCGACGTCAACGATCCGACCTCGACGCCGAGGAAGCGCACCGCCATGGGGCGCTTCAAGCATGAAGGCGCCGAATCGATCGTCGCCAAGGACGGCCGCGTCGTCTTCTATCTCGGCGACGACGAACGCTTCGACTATGTCTACAAATTCGTCACCAAGGGCGCCTTCAACGCCAACGACCATGCCGCCAACAAGGACCTGCTCGACGACGGCACGCTGCATGTCGCCAAATTCGCCGAGGACGGCACGGTCGACTGGCTGCCGATCGTCTTCGGCCAGGGGCCGCTGACGGCGGAAAACGGCTTCGCTGGCCAGGCCGACGTGCTGATCGAGACGCGGCGCGCCGCCGATCTGCTCGGCGCCACCAAGATGGACCGGCCCGAGGACATCCAGCCCAATGGGGTCAACGGCAAGGTTTATGTCATGCTGACCAACAATTCGAAGCGCAAGGCCGACCAGGTCGATGCCGCCAACCCGCGCGCCGAAAATGCCTTCGGCCACATCATCGAGATCACCGAGACCGACGGCGATTTCACCGCCACCAAGGGCAAATGGGAAGTGCTGTTGAAATGCGGCGATCCCTCGGTTGCCGATGTCGGCGCCACCTTCTCGACGGCGACGACGGCCAATGGCTGGTTCGGCATGCCCGACAATTGCGCGGTCGATTCGGCCGGGCGCCTGTGGGTCGCCACCGACGGCCAGGGCCCAAAGGCCACCGGCCGCACCGACGGCCTGTGGGCGGTCGACACGGAGGGGGCTGCACGGGCGACCTCGAAGCTGTTCTTCCGCGTGCCGATCGGCGCCGAAATGTGCGGCCCGCTGTTTGCACCGGATGATCAGACCGCCTTCGTCGCCGTCCAGCATCCGGGCGATGGCGGCGAGGATTGGGACGGTTTTGGCCGCCCGTCCTACTATGAGGATCCGTCGACGCGCTGGCCCGATTTCAAGCCCGACATGCCGGTGCGGCCGTCGGTCGTCGCCATCACCAGGCAAGGCGGCGGCAAGATCGCGGTTTGA
- a CDS encoding response regulator, which yields MIGAIRIAVVDDHPLFREGVSRSLSEIGGFEIVGEGATAQDAERIASTVQPDILLLDISMPGGGLAAVASILADHPAQKIVMLTVSEANADVTKALNAGVQGYILKGVGSRALADILRNVAAGESYLTPTLSARLLSDLQSPQPADGVADRLRHLTERQTEILRLVAEGLSNKEVALRLELQEKTVKHHMTGVLSKLHVRNRTEAALMMRELRDRDRNRP from the coding sequence ATGATTGGGGCCATTCGCATTGCCGTTGTCGACGATCATCCGCTGTTTCGCGAAGGCGTGTCGCGCAGCCTGTCGGAGATCGGAGGTTTCGAGATCGTCGGCGAAGGTGCGACGGCGCAGGATGCCGAACGCATCGCCTCGACGGTGCAGCCCGACATATTGCTGCTCGACATCTCCATGCCGGGCGGCGGCCTGGCCGCGGTTGCAAGCATCCTTGCCGACCATCCCGCACAGAAGATCGTCATGCTGACCGTTTCGGAGGCCAATGCCGATGTAACCAAGGCCCTGAACGCAGGGGTGCAAGGCTATATCCTCAAGGGTGTCGGGTCGCGCGCGCTGGCCGACATCCTGCGCAACGTGGCGGCCGGCGAGAGCTATCTGACGCCGACGCTGTCGGCGCGGCTGCTTTCCGATCTCCAATCGCCGCAACCCGCCGACGGTGTGGCGGACCGGTTGCGGCACCTGACCGAACGACAGACGGAAATCCTGCGGCTGGTGGCGGAAGGGCTCAGCAACAAGGAGGTTGCCTTGCGCCTGGAGCTGCAGGAGAAGACGGTCAAGCACCACATGACCGGGGTGCTGTCGAAACTCCATGTGCGAAACCGCACTGAAGCGGCTCTGATGATGCGCGAGTTGCGCGACCGGGACAGGAACCGCCCCTAG
- a CDS encoding sensor histidine kinase: protein MIGILRNLARRWSELSLALQFLVAGGFGLLAVMLVVGSWVTTQIRYGVTRNSAATTALYVDSVIAPLLPDLRKSEELSDSVRQALDETLGQGALGKRLISFRLWRRDGTVLYAKDAALIGRRFDMTDNLRSAFQGNVTAQFDTFDEDEGKEQAIGVPLLEIYNPVRAPWSGEVVAVTEFYEIASDFKATLASALLSSWLVVAGTTLAAFLLLSSIVLRASRTIDDQRGALRRQVSELQGLVTQNSALRQRVQRASRRATALNERYLRRIGADLHDGPAQLVALAALRMDSPVFSGDGHWGESRSTEVAMIRKTLEDAMREIRGICTGLVLPQIETAATMDILRLAVNEHERRTGTSVALTLPRHLPEPGASEKISIYRFVQEGLNNAYRHGRAKDQAVRAGMKSGRLFVEVSDGGPGFDPARVEGLGLAGLRERVESIGGQFQTLTGAHGTRLVISLSIEEQA, encoded by the coding sequence ATGATTGGTATTCTACGGAACTTGGCGCGGCGCTGGAGCGAGCTTTCTCTTGCTCTGCAATTCCTCGTTGCCGGCGGCTTTGGCCTTCTGGCCGTCATGCTCGTGGTGGGCTCCTGGGTGACGACGCAGATCCGGTATGGCGTCACCCGCAATTCGGCCGCCACGACAGCGCTTTATGTCGACAGCGTGATCGCGCCGCTGCTGCCCGACCTGCGCAAAAGCGAGGAGCTCAGCGACTCCGTCAGACAGGCGCTTGACGAGACGCTCGGCCAGGGCGCGCTCGGCAAGCGGCTGATCTCGTTCAGGCTCTGGCGCCGGGACGGCACCGTGCTCTATGCGAAGGACGCGGCCTTGATCGGCCGCCGCTTCGATATGACCGACAATCTGCGGTCCGCCTTCCAGGGCAACGTCACCGCCCAATTCGATACGTTCGACGAAGACGAAGGCAAGGAGCAGGCCATAGGCGTGCCGTTGCTGGAGATCTACAATCCCGTGCGCGCGCCCTGGTCCGGCGAGGTGGTGGCCGTCACCGAATTCTACGAGATCGCCAGCGATTTCAAGGCCACGCTGGCTTCCGCGCTGCTGTCGAGCTGGCTGGTCGTGGCCGGCACCACCTTGGCGGCGTTTCTGCTCTTGTCGAGCATCGTGCTGCGCGCCAGCCGCACCATTGACGATCAGCGCGGGGCGCTACGCCGCCAGGTGTCGGAGTTGCAGGGCCTGGTGACGCAAAACAGCGCCTTGCGGCAGCGTGTGCAGCGGGCGTCCCGCCGCGCCACCGCACTCAATGAACGATATCTGCGCCGGATCGGCGCCGACCTGCATGACGGACCGGCGCAACTCGTGGCCCTGGCGGCGCTGCGGATGGACAGCCCGGTCTTTTCCGGCGACGGCCATTGGGGCGAAAGCCGCTCGACCGAGGTTGCGATGATCCGCAAGACGCTGGAGGATGCGATGCGCGAAATACGCGGTATCTGCACCGGCCTCGTGCTGCCGCAGATAGAGACGGCCGCCACGATGGACATATTGCGGCTGGCCGTCAACGAACATGAGCGCCGGACGGGAACGTCGGTGGCGCTCACACTGCCCAGGCATTTGCCCGAACCCGGCGCCTCCGAGAAGATCAGCATCTATCGTTTCGTGCAGGAAGGGCTGAACAATGCCTATCGCCACGGGCGGGCCAAGGACCAGGCGGTGCGTGCCGGGATGAAGAGCGGCAGGCTTTTTGTCGAAGTGTCGGATGGCGGGCCGGGCTTCGACCCGGCGCGGGTCGAGGGGCTGGGGCTCGCCGGCCTCAGGGAGCGGGTCGAAAGCATTGGCGGCCAGTTCCAGACCTTGACCGGAGCGCACGGCACGCGATTGGTGATCAGTCTTTCGATTGAGGAGCAAGCATGA
- a CDS encoding helix-turn-helix domain-containing protein: protein MITAAQMRAARALAGIDQKTLAERAGVSLPTIQRMEASDGVVRGVVDTLMKVIQALDEAGVELIGENQASERGGRGVRLKPAVPPDPKAEPA, encoded by the coding sequence ATGATCACTGCCGCGCAGATGCGTGCCGCAAGGGCCTTGGCCGGCATCGACCAGAAGACGCTCGCCGAGCGCGCAGGCGTTTCGCTTCCGACCATCCAGCGCATGGAAGCGAGCGATGGCGTGGTCCGCGGCGTGGTCGATACGCTGATGAAGGTCATCCAGGCGCTCGACGAGGCCGGGGTGGAGTTGATCGGCGAGAACCAGGCCAGCGAGCGCGGCGGCAGGGGCGTGCGCCTCAAGCCCGCCGTGCCGCCAGACCCCAAGGCTGAGCCGGCATAA